In Phaeobacter sp. A36a-5a, a single genomic region encodes these proteins:
- a CDS encoding ParB/RepB/Spo0J family partition protein has translation MAKRRRLSAPDASEIEAIEEGFAAKPGINPFDPAPGGVPASAPPIAKVSAEAAQLRGMAAVADRVEMARDKADAERWRAAETAGETVLRIPLAEIDRDYLRRDRMQIDEEELDELISSIRAHGLRSPVEVIALDDGFGLVSGFRRLEAYARLNRSEDGFAEIPAFLRRGADSAGAYVAMIEENELRANLTPYERGRIAVLVAGQGVFASVEAAVEALFAAASKAKRSKVRSFAAVHEGLGDLLRYPNALSEKAGLKLAAALRSGGQGALRAALAGADPADERAEWRLLETALSDMDPVAEAKPRGGRPRQVTRLAARRLQSGGDLSAEVAPTAVRIDLKGRSLDPAQVEALLALIEDTLD, from the coding sequence ATGGCAAAACGCAGACGGCTGAGCGCCCCCGACGCGTCCGAAATCGAAGCCATCGAGGAAGGTTTCGCCGCGAAACCCGGCATCAACCCCTTTGACCCGGCGCCCGGTGGCGTCCCGGCCAGCGCGCCGCCGATTGCCAAGGTCTCGGCCGAGGCGGCACAGCTGCGCGGGATGGCGGCGGTGGCGGACCGGGTCGAGATGGCCCGCGACAAGGCAGACGCCGAACGCTGGCGCGCGGCTGAGACTGCCGGGGAAACCGTGCTGCGCATTCCGCTGGCAGAGATTGACCGCGACTATCTGCGCCGCGACCGGATGCAGATCGACGAGGAGGAGCTGGACGAGCTGATCAGTTCTATCCGCGCCCATGGTCTGCGCAGCCCGGTTGAGGTGATCGCGCTGGACGATGGCTTTGGTCTGGTGTCGGGCTTTCGCCGTCTGGAAGCCTATGCACGGCTGAACCGGAGCGAAGACGGGTTTGCCGAGATCCCCGCGTTTCTGCGGCGAGGCGCGGACAGTGCGGGCGCCTATGTGGCGATGATCGAGGAAAACGAGCTGCGCGCCAATCTGACGCCCTATGAACGCGGGCGCATTGCGGTGCTGGTGGCGGGGCAGGGGGTGTTTGCCTCGGTTGAGGCGGCGGTTGAGGCGCTGTTTGCGGCGGCGTCAAAGGCGAAACGCTCCAAGGTGCGCAGCTTTGCCGCCGTGCATGAGGGGCTGGGCGATCTGCTGCGCTATCCCAATGCGCTGTCGGAGAAGGCCGGGCTGAAACTGGCGGCGGCGCTGCGGTCGGGCGGGCAGGGTGCCCTGCGTGCCGCGCTGGCCGGGGCGGATCCGGCGGATGAGCGGGCGGAATGGCGGCTTCTGGAAACCGCGCTGTCGGATATGGACCCGGTGGCGGAGGCCAAGCCGCGTGGCGGACGCCCCCGGCAGGTCACCCGGCTGGCCGCGCGGCGGCTGCAATCGGGAGGGGACCTGTCGGCTGAGGTGGCGCCGACGGCGGTGCGAATCGACCTCAAGGGCCGCAGCCTCGACCCCGCGCAGGTGGAGGCTTTGCTGGCATTGATCGAGGATACCCTGGACTGA
- a CDS encoding AAA family ATPase, which yields MTSPPLPPYFNLDPKQAAAKLPDPIQTTRFAKAAAMCTKGREDLARRGYAPDGEKRLRKFSTWEITRYLIPVAPQHLRRVLKNHPDLPQGEGEGGSKWFTLEEVLALRRHFASEGISTKEYLPYRPKGVPAKVTAVANFKGGVGKTSTAAHLAMSAALDGYKVLVIDLDSQGSMTSILGGKVEDEWSTVFPLIAKDYAKSVVAENAVRAAAGEPELPLDETLNEALRVSSRNVIQKTHWSNIDLIGAQLNLYWAEFQIPVWRMGLRSWPLWDALSNFLEQEGILDDYDIVFLDTPPALGYLTINALAAADILLVPLGASFLEFDSTGRFFDMLYSTFASIEEGENMAQRAAGLPEIKFEWDVVRALITRFDASQQTDMANVIQAYFGDFMNAYRQDVTALVGQAGEQVNGIYEADYRDFNRDTYVRGRETFDRTYAEFKELLIGSWWRDTQMEEAE from the coding sequence ATGACATCGCCTCCCCTGCCCCCGTATTTCAATCTGGATCCCAAACAGGCCGCCGCCAAACTGCCGGATCCGATCCAGACCACACGGTTCGCCAAGGCCGCCGCCATGTGCACCAAAGGGCGCGAGGATCTGGCCCGGCGCGGCTATGCGCCCGACGGCGAAAAACGGCTGCGTAAATTCTCCACCTGGGAGATCACCCGCTATCTGATCCCGGTCGCGCCACAGCATCTGCGCCGGGTGTTGAAGAACCACCCCGACCTGCCGCAGGGCGAGGGTGAAGGCGGCTCCAAATGGTTCACTCTGGAGGAGGTGCTGGCGCTGCGGCGGCATTTTGCCTCCGAAGGGATCTCGACCAAGGAATATCTGCCCTACCGGCCCAAGGGCGTGCCGGCCAAGGTGACGGCGGTAGCCAATTTCAAAGGCGGCGTTGGCAAGACCTCGACGGCGGCGCATCTGGCGATGTCGGCTGCGCTGGATGGCTACAAGGTGCTGGTCATTGATCTGGACAGCCAGGGGTCGATGACCTCAATCCTTGGCGGCAAGGTTGAGGACGAATGGTCCACCGTCTTTCCGCTGATCGCCAAGGATTACGCCAAATCCGTGGTTGCGGAAAACGCCGTGCGCGCCGCCGCCGGAGAGCCGGAACTGCCGCTGGATGAGACATTGAACGAGGCGCTGCGGGTTTCGTCGCGAAACGTCATCCAGAAAACCCATTGGTCGAATATTGATCTGATCGGCGCGCAGCTGAACCTGTATTGGGCGGAATTCCAGATTCCGGTCTGGCGCATGGGGCTGCGCAGCTGGCCGCTGTGGGATGCGCTGAGCAACTTCCTCGAGCAGGAGGGCATTCTGGACGATTACGATATCGTCTTCCTCGATACACCTCCGGCGCTTGGCTATCTGACCATCAACGCGCTGGCGGCGGCGGATATCCTGCTGGTGCCGCTGGGGGCATCGTTTCTGGAGTTCGACTCTACGGGGCGGTTTTTCGACATGCTCTATTCCACCTTCGCCTCCATCGAGGAGGGCGAGAATATGGCACAGCGCGCGGCGGGTTTGCCGGAAATTAAATTTGAATGGGACGTAGTAAGGGCGCTGATCACGCGCTTTGACGCCAGTCAGCAGACGGACATGGCGAATGTGATCCAAGCCTATTTCGGAGATTTCATGAACGCCTACCGTCAGGATGTCACCGCCCTTGTTGGGCAGGCGGGAGAACAGGTGAATGGGATCTACGAAGCAGACTATCGCGACTTCAACCGCGATACCTATGTACGCGGTCGCGAAACCTTTGATCGGACCTATGCGGAGTTCAAGGAGCTGCTCATCGGCAGCTGGTGGCGTGACACCCAGATGGAAGAGGCGGAGTAA
- a CDS encoding replication initiation protein has protein sequence MAEPGFDTERLTGALTRETVKKNVAAIHISGKLTLLQRKLSNVLLLNAYDTLTSARSHTIDARTLAMMVGYNSNDIDSLRASLRALAETVAEWDMLDEQGHQEWGVSSLLSFAKLKNGICEYAYSPELAKKLHDPKIFALINVKIQRNFSSGHGLALYENCYRFVRTGSTGWWGLDIFRKLMGVDGSAYYESFKHLNAKIIKPAVAEVNKSSDIIIEPQTRKKGRAVSEIRFLIRENPQMAMFQIDDSDGLRQQPVYRALRGQGVSDRLARQWITEHGPDYVQQKLDYVAGQGAVKSRLGYLRAAIDGDYSATPEAGTPPPITAEEEARIREARLAREAEAAAEAAAFDARAAARRDRARHLETVEALVSRRNPTQRDADKRLFLSRLESDLDREHFRQHGWRSALNAAAIIAFWRELEPEAFDS, from the coding sequence ATGGCAGAGCCCGGCTTTGACACAGAGCGGCTGACCGGCGCGTTGACCCGCGAAACGGTCAAGAAGAATGTCGCCGCGATCCATATCAGCGGCAAGCTGACGCTGTTGCAGCGCAAGCTGTCGAATGTGCTGCTGCTCAATGCCTATGACACGCTGACCTCGGCGCGCAGCCATACCATCGACGCGCGCACCTTGGCGATGATGGTGGGGTATAATTCCAACGATATCGACAGTCTGCGCGCCAGCCTGCGGGCGCTGGCCGAAACCGTTGCCGAATGGGACATGCTGGACGAACAGGGCCATCAGGAATGGGGCGTCTCCTCACTGCTCAGCTTTGCCAAGCTGAAGAATGGGATCTGCGAATATGCCTATTCGCCGGAGCTGGCCAAGAAACTGCACGACCCCAAGATCTTTGCCCTGATCAACGTCAAGATTCAGCGCAATTTCAGCTCCGGTCACGGGCTGGCGCTTTATGAAAACTGCTATCGTTTTGTGCGCACCGGATCGACCGGCTGGTGGGGGCTCGATATCTTTCGCAAGCTGATGGGGGTGGATGGCTCCGCCTATTACGAGAGTTTCAAACATCTCAACGCCAAGATCATCAAACCGGCGGTGGCCGAGGTCAATAAATCCTCCGACATCATCATCGAGCCGCAGACCCGCAAGAAAGGCCGCGCGGTCAGCGAAATCCGTTTCCTGATCCGTGAAAATCCGCAGATGGCGATGTTCCAGATCGACGACAGCGACGGGCTGCGCCAGCAACCGGTCTATAGGGCGCTGCGCGGGCAGGGCGTGTCGGACCGTCTGGCGCGGCAGTGGATCACCGAACACGGGCCGGATTACGTTCAGCAGAAACTGGATTACGTGGCCGGGCAGGGGGCGGTGAAATCGCGGCTTGGCTATCTGCGTGCGGCGATTGACGGCGATTACAGCGCGACACCAGAGGCCGGAACCCCGCCGCCGATCACAGCCGAGGAGGAGGCCCGCATCCGCGAGGCCCGTCTGGCACGCGAGGCGGAGGCCGCCGCAGAGGCCGCCGCCTTTGACGCCCGCGCCGCAGCCCGCCGGGACCGGGCGCGGCATCTGGAAACTGTCGAGGCGCTGGTTTCGCGGCGAAACCCGACCCAGCGTGACGCAGACAAACGGCTGTTCCTGTCGCGGCTGGAGAGCGATCTGGACCGCGAGCATTTCCGTCAGCATGGCTGGCGCTCGGCGCTCAATGCTGCGGCCATCATCGCCTTCTGGCGTGAGCTGGAGCCGGAGGCCTTCGACAGCTAG
- a CDS encoding DUF1206 domain-containing protein produces MSADRTTDHSARDFAWAVPIMRAGYAGRGLVYLLVAGLSLWSILNGGEAEGTAETMQRFRSGWGIAVLLVIALAMLAYAIWRAVDGIWDLEDYGSDLKGVVARAGMIITGLVHLGLAALAIIVAVGVSRGGGDTGVVQQLFASPMGQLAAGIIGVITIAVGFYYLHKAWTQGYLDHLQGNPVTRHLNMALRIGLAGQGVAVGIIGLLIVQAATYSSRSEAGGLGSAFDWLQSKAYGQALVIALCLGLLGFGLFCFVNARYRIVPRADASGTPSLRQLLNG; encoded by the coding sequence ATGTCCGCAGACCGCACCACCGATCATTCCGCCCGTGATTTCGCCTGGGCCGTGCCGATCATGCGGGCGGGCTACGCCGGGCGCGGGCTGGTCTACCTGCTGGTTGCGGGGCTGTCGCTCTGGTCGATCCTAAATGGCGGAGAGGCGGAGGGCACCGCCGAGACGATGCAGCGGTTTCGCAGCGGCTGGGGCATCGCGGTGCTGCTGGTGATCGCGCTGGCGATGCTGGCCTATGCCATCTGGAGGGCCGTGGACGGGATCTGGGATCTTGAAGATTATGGCAGCGACCTCAAAGGAGTGGTGGCAAGGGCCGGGATGATCATCACCGGTTTGGTGCATCTGGGGCTGGCCGCGCTTGCCATCATTGTTGCGGTTGGGGTCAGCCGGGGCGGTGGCGACACTGGCGTCGTACAGCAGCTGTTTGCCTCTCCGATGGGTCAGCTGGCGGCGGGGATCATCGGGGTGATCACCATCGCCGTCGGCTTCTACTATCTGCACAAGGCCTGGACGCAGGGCTACCTTGACCACCTACAGGGCAACCCGGTCACCCGCCATCTGAACATGGCGCTGCGCATCGGGCTGGCCGGGCAGGGGGTTGCAGTGGGCATCATCGGCCTGCTGATCGTACAGGCCGCCACCTATTCCTCCCGCAGCGAGGCGGGTGGTCTGGGGTCGGCCTTTGACTGGCTGCAATCCAAAGCCTATGGTCAGGCGCTGGTGATTGCCCTCTGCCTTGGTCTTCTGGGGTTTGGCCTGTTCTGCTTTGTCAACGCGCGCTACCGGATCGTGCCACGGGCCGATGCCTCCGGCACGCCGTCGCTGCGGCAATTGCTGAACGGCTGA
- a CDS encoding multicopper oxidase family protein, translating to MTADRPSPRLSRRRALQLTGAAGMLAPLGLAGAQLTTPARARASAQPTAVPLPIHIQRARYTIADQPTDDLISTRPDGPPPVIRIKQGQPFAARVTNALPDYTAMHWHGIRLDNAMDGVPYLTQFPIGEGESFDYHFTPMDAGTYWYHPHCMTMNQMAMGLTGVLVVEEAEDPGFDADIALNLRDFRLRPNGEWLKLWTARGAARAGTFGTIITANWDSDPTYEAPTGGLARLRLAATDTTRIYKPFVLGASGQVIAADGHPLREAIDWPTDKAPALLSPGQRLDIAVQMPRIEGAYVDVMTDFPGGPRRLARIRATGPSLGRDLAELSPLPANDVPEPDLTKARTEDLVFGWTPEGGAQENGYCGSLGYSFWSINRKPWPGDAADPDTPGAAPLLVLNRGESVILRLRNESPNAHPIHLHGLVFRPLRSNRRSLPSNWTDTALLLKDEIIEVALVADNPGDWAFHCHVIEHQKTGLAGYIRVLA from the coding sequence ATGACCGCAGACAGACCTTCGCCCCGCCTGAGCCGCCGCCGCGCGCTGCAATTGACAGGGGCCGCCGGGATGCTGGCGCCACTGGGGCTGGCGGGCGCACAGCTCACCACCCCGGCCAGGGCGCGGGCCAGCGCCCAACCCACGGCGGTGCCTCTGCCGATCCACATCCAGCGCGCCCGCTATACCATCGCCGATCAGCCCACTGATGACCTGATCTCGACCCGCCCTGACGGGCCGCCGCCGGTCATCCGCATTAAACAGGGTCAGCCCTTTGCCGCGCGGGTCACCAATGCCCTGCCCGATTACACGGCAATGCACTGGCACGGCATCCGGCTGGACAATGCCATGGACGGGGTGCCCTATCTGACGCAGTTCCCCATCGGCGAGGGGGAGAGTTTCGACTACCACTTCACCCCGATGGATGCCGGCACCTATTGGTATCACCCGCATTGCATGACGATGAACCAGATGGCCATGGGGCTGACCGGCGTGCTGGTGGTGGAAGAGGCCGAAGACCCCGGATTTGACGCCGATATTGCCCTGAACCTGCGCGATTTCCGACTGCGCCCCAATGGCGAATGGCTGAAGCTGTGGACTGCGCGCGGGGCGGCGCGGGCGGGCACCTTTGGCACCATCATAACCGCCAATTGGGACAGCGACCCGACCTATGAGGCCCCCACCGGCGGGCTGGCGCGGCTGCGGCTTGCGGCCACCGATACCACGCGGATCTACAAACCCTTTGTGCTGGGTGCCTCCGGTCAGGTGATTGCCGCCGATGGTCACCCGCTGCGCGAGGCCATCGACTGGCCCACCGATAAGGCCCCTGCCCTGCTGTCACCCGGCCAACGTCTGGATATCGCGGTGCAGATGCCCCGCATCGAAGGCGCCTATGTCGATGTGATGACCGACTTTCCCGGCGGACCCCGCCGTCTGGCCCGGATCCGCGCCACCGGTCCCAGCCTTGGCCGCGATCTGGCCGAGCTGTCGCCGCTGCCCGCCAATGACGTGCCTGAGCCGGATCTGACCAAAGCGCGCACCGAGGATCTGGTTTTTGGCTGGACGCCCGAAGGCGGCGCGCAGGAGAACGGTTATTGCGGCTCGCTGGGCTATAGCTTCTGGTCGATCAACCGCAAACCCTGGCCCGGTGACGCTGCCGATCCCGACACCCCCGGCGCCGCCCCGCTGCTGGTGCTCAACCGCGGCGAAAGCGTGATCCTGCGGCTGCGCAATGAAAGCCCCAACGCCCATCCGATCCACCTGCACGGTCTGGTGTTCCGCCCGCTGCGGTCGAACCGGCGCAGCCTGCCGTCCAACTGGACCGATACCGCGCTGCTGCTGAAGGATGAAATCATCGAGGTGGCACTGGTGGCCGACAATCCCGGCGACTGGGCGTTTCACTGCCATGTGATCGAACATCAGAAAACCGGGCTGGCGGGCTATATCCGCGTGCTGGCCTGA
- a CDS encoding hydrogen peroxide-inducible genes activator: MIDAPYNTSLTLRQLRFLVAVADELNFSRAAARCFVSQPTLSVGLRELEERLGVTLAERTKRSVILTPVGAQIAERARKLLQDSREIEELAAAQARPEGGTLRMGAIPTIGPFLIPRAMPALKSSFPDLQLYLREELTGQLLEGVHSGRLDLVIYAEPYAASGLETLHLFDDGYHLAAPPPASDLSAGADTALRGADLDGRQLLLLEQGHCLHHHALSAFPDRDIQRDDSFAATSLSTLISMVSEGLGITLLPDLAVDAGVAAGQDVVMTPLADACPRRVTLGWRPTSVRADLFRKIGTVLRQARGSLTGT; this comes from the coding sequence ATGATAGACGCCCCCTATAACACCAGCCTCACCCTGCGACAGCTGCGCTTCCTTGTGGCGGTTGCGGATGAGCTGAACTTTTCCCGCGCCGCCGCCAGATGCTTTGTCAGCCAGCCGACGCTCAGCGTCGGCCTGCGGGAGCTGGAAGAGCGGCTCGGCGTCACCCTGGCAGAGCGCACCAAACGCTCGGTCATCCTCACCCCGGTCGGCGCCCAGATTGCCGAACGCGCCCGCAAGCTGTTGCAGGACAGCCGCGAGATCGAGGAGCTTGCCGCCGCTCAGGCCCGACCCGAAGGCGGCACCCTGCGGATGGGCGCAATCCCCACCATCGGTCCCTTCCTGATCCCCCGCGCCATGCCTGCGCTGAAATCCAGCTTTCCCGATCTGCAACTCTACCTGCGCGAGGAACTGACCGGCCAGCTGCTGGAAGGCGTCCACAGCGGGCGGCTGGATCTGGTGATCTATGCCGAACCCTATGCCGCCTCCGGGCTGGAAACCCTGCATCTGTTCGACGACGGCTATCACCTTGCCGCGCCGCCGCCCGCCTCTGACCTCAGCGCCGGGGCCGACACCGCCCTTCGCGGGGCCGATCTGGACGGGCGACAGCTGCTGTTGCTCGAACAGGGCCATTGTCTGCATCATCACGCGCTCAGCGCCTTTCCCGATCGCGATATCCAGCGCGACGACAGTTTTGCCGCCACCTCGCTCTCCACCCTGATCTCCATGGTGAGCGAGGGGCTGGGGATCACCCTGCTGCCCGATCTCGCGGTCGATGCCGGGGTTGCGGCGGGACAGGATGTGGTGATGACGCCGCTTGCCGATGCCTGCCCGCGCCGGGTGACCCTCGGCTGGCGGCCAACCAGCGTGCGCGCCGATCTGTTCCGCAAGATCGGCACCGTCCTGCGGCAGGCCCGCGGCTCGCTGACCGGCACATAG
- the katG gene encoding catalase/peroxidase HPI has product MQQGDGNTGGKCPVLHGSNTNTSAGVADWWPNALNLDILHQHDRKTDPMPEGFDYREAVKSLDVEALKADLTALMTDSQSWWPADWGTYAGLMVRMAWHSAGTYRAADGRGGATTGNQRFAPLNSWPDNVNLDKARRLLWPIKQKYGNSLSWADLIALAGNIAYESVGLPTYGFSFGREDIWSPEKDVYWGAEKEWLAAGRYEDGADRDSLANPLAAVQMGLIYVNPEGVGGEPDPLRTAQDVRITFERMAMNDEETVALTAGGHTIGKAHGNGRADAIGNDPEGGSLIEQGLGWSNSNGTGHGRDTMSSGIEGAWTTNPTKWDNGYFYLLFTYDWELKKSPAGAWQWEPVNIKEEDKPVDVEDPSIRHNPIMTDADMAMIKDPEYRKISERFYKDPAYFADVFARAWFKLLHRDMGPRNRYIGPEAPQEDLIWQDNIPAGSTGYDVAATRQLLRDCGLSQADMIATAWDSARTFRGSDLRGGANGARIRLAPQKDWVGNEPERLGRVLETYEGIAEKSGASLADVIVLGGAVAIEAAAEAAGFATEVPFAPGRGDASAEQTDVASFAVLEPVHDAFRNWLQGDFAASAVEMMLDRAHLMGLTAKEMTVLIGGLRVLGVNHGGRKHGVFTDREGVLSTDFFVNLLDMGNVWRAAGDEVYEVADRQSGDVKWTATNVDLVFGSNSILRAYAEVYAQDDNRDKFVRDFVAAWTKVMNADRFDLH; this is encoded by the coding sequence ATGCAGCAAGGTGACGGAAACACAGGCGGAAAATGCCCGGTTCTGCACGGAAGCAACACCAACACCAGCGCCGGTGTGGCAGATTGGTGGCCCAATGCGCTGAACCTCGACATCCTGCACCAGCACGACCGCAAGACCGACCCGATGCCCGAGGGGTTCGACTACCGCGAGGCGGTGAAATCCCTGGATGTTGAGGCGCTGAAGGCGGATCTGACGGCGCTGATGACCGACAGCCAGAGCTGGTGGCCCGCCGATTGGGGCACCTATGCGGGTCTGATGGTGCGGATGGCCTGGCATTCGGCGGGCACCTACCGCGCGGCGGATGGCCGGGGTGGGGCGACCACCGGCAACCAGCGCTTTGCACCGCTGAACTCCTGGCCGGACAATGTCAATCTGGACAAGGCGCGCCGTCTGCTGTGGCCGATCAAACAGAAATACGGCAACAGCCTGTCCTGGGCCGATCTGATCGCACTGGCGGGCAATATTGCTTATGAGTCCGTTGGCTTGCCGACCTATGGTTTCTCCTTTGGCCGCGAGGATATCTGGTCGCCGGAGAAAGACGTCTACTGGGGCGCGGAAAAGGAATGGCTGGCCGCAGGGCGCTATGAGGATGGCGCGGATCGTGACTCGCTTGCCAATCCGCTGGCGGCCGTACAGATGGGCCTGATCTATGTGAACCCCGAAGGTGTCGGCGGCGAACCGGATCCGCTGCGCACGGCGCAGGATGTGCGGATCACCTTTGAACGCATGGCGATGAACGACGAGGAAACCGTGGCGCTGACCGCAGGGGGCCACACCATCGGCAAGGCGCATGGCAATGGCCGCGCCGATGCGATTGGCAATGATCCCGAAGGCGGCAGCCTGATCGAACAGGGTCTGGGCTGGAGCAACAGCAACGGCACCGGCCATGGGCGCGACACCATGTCCAGCGGCATCGAAGGCGCCTGGACCACCAATCCGACCAAATGGGACAACGGCTATTTCTACCTGCTGTTCACCTACGACTGGGAGCTGAAGAAAAGCCCGGCAGGCGCCTGGCAGTGGGAGCCGGTCAACATCAAGGAAGAGGACAAGCCGGTGGATGTGGAGGATCCCTCGATCCGTCACAACCCGATCATGACCGATGCGGATATGGCGATGATCAAGGACCCGGAATACCGCAAGATCTCCGAACGGTTCTACAAGGATCCGGCCTATTTCGCGGATGTCTTTGCCCGCGCCTGGTTCAAGCTGCTGCACCGCGATATGGGGCCGCGCAACCGGTATATCGGCCCGGAGGCGCCGCAGGAGGATCTGATCTGGCAGGACAATATCCCCGCAGGCAGCACCGGCTATGATGTGGCCGCGACCAGGCAGCTGCTGCGCGATTGCGGCCTGTCGCAGGCCGATATGATCGCCACCGCCTGGGACAGCGCGCGGACCTTCCGTGGATCTGACCTGCGCGGTGGGGCCAATGGCGCCCGGATCCGTCTGGCGCCGCAGAAGGACTGGGTTGGCAATGAGCCGGAGCGTCTGGGTCGCGTGCTGGAAACCTATGAAGGGATTGCCGAAAAGAGCGGCGCGAGCCTTGCCGATGTGATCGTTCTGGGGGGAGCTGTGGCGATTGAGGCCGCCGCCGAGGCTGCCGGTTTCGCCACCGAGGTGCCCTTTGCCCCCGGTCGTGGCGATGCCAGCGCCGAGCAGACCGATGTTGCCTCTTTTGCGGTGCTGGAGCCGGTTCACGATGCTTTCCGCAACTGGTTGCAGGGCGATTTCGCCGCCTCGGCGGTGGAGATGATGCTGGATCGGGCCCATCTGATGGGGCTGACCGCCAAGGAAATGACGGTTCTGATCGGCGGCCTGCGGGTGCTGGGGGTCAACCATGGCGGCCGCAAGCATGGGGTCTTTACCGACCGCGAAGGCGTGCTGAGCACCGATTTCTTCGTCAATCTGCTGGACATGGGCAATGTCTGGCGCGCGGCGGGCGATGAGGTCTATGAGGTCGCGGATCGCCAGAGCGGCGATGTGAAATGGACCGCCACCAATGTGGATCTGGTGTTCGGCTCCAATTCCATCCTGCGCGCCTATGCCGAGGTCTATGCCCAGGATGACAACCGCGACAAATTCGTCAGAGATTTCGTCGCAGCCTGGACCAAGGTGATGAACGCCGACCGGTTCGATCTGCACTGA